From Triticum aestivum cultivar Chinese Spring chromosome 4A, IWGSC CS RefSeq v2.1, whole genome shotgun sequence, a single genomic window includes:
- the LOC123086941 gene encoding CBS domain-containing protein CBSX3, mitochondrial produces the protein MQRAIQAIGSHGSVLKSAVLQHISVVKPAMLPAVFPRFMSVSSAQIEESGFESSTVADILKSKGKSADGSWLWCTTDDSVYDAVKSMTQHNVGALVVVKPGEDKSIAGIVTERDYLRKIIVQGRSSKSTKVGDIMTEENKLITVKPETRVLKAMQLMTEKRIRHIPVISGTEMMGMVSIGDVVRAVVSEHKEELNRLNAYIQGGY, from the exons ATGCAGCGAGCAATTCAAGCTATCGGATCACATGGCAGTGTGCTCAAATCTGCTGTCCTGCAACACATCAGTGTTGTGAAGCCTGCTATGCTGCCCGCTGTGTTCCCACGCTTCATGTCAGTATCATCTGCTCAAATAGAGGAGAGTGGATTTGAGAGCAGCACTGTTGCAGACATTTTGAAGTCTAAAGGGAAGAGTGCCGATGGATCATGGCTCTGGTGCACCACTGATGATAGTGTCTATGATGCTGTCAAATCG ATGACACAGCACAATGTGGGAGCTTTGGTGGTTGTTAAACCTGGGGAAGATAAATCAATTGCGGGCATCGTCACAGAGAGAG ATTATCTCCGGAAAATTATAGTGCAGGGTCGATCCTCCAAGTCAACCAAAGTTGGAGATATCATGACCGAAGAG AACAAGCTGATCACGGTGAAACCTGAAACCAGAGTCCTGAAAGCAATGCAGCTGATGACAG AAAAGCGTATCAGGCACATCCCGGTGATCAGCGGCACGGAGATGATGGGGATGGTCTCCATCGGCGACGTGGTTCGCGCGGTGGTCAGCGAGCACAAGGAGGAGCTGAACCGGCTCAACGCCTACATCCAGGGTGGGTACTAG